From the genome of Bombus huntii isolate Logan2020A chromosome 14, iyBomHunt1.1, whole genome shotgun sequence, one region includes:
- the LOC126873053 gene encoding transmembrane protein 94 isoform X3 codes for MHDLKIITRLKQCCWSRSQTIRNLKMDGDRAKDNTSKPSENVKNKSTEPLGLSTKIALETLQRDIRRVLQEYEEEYRRNKKYKAWLKDTLHHRSQYTTLCWTSAIALLINAIILVIAFFTTNDTWHPTLPYEGLTVCCLVVLNFILVISDNKLRHEEIPYRVRVLLDQLEVAKNNSQWNPENYPHLCSPLSPCLTLQWTYRDGRIVNLPWALLVAGDIIVIKPGQQSPGYCIPYDDAEAPMLHAREVYSPQVHSANEIFSTPQARTPLKNKVYKLQETPYLMNLRMALDQALDRPVTYHNRKRHLLMICCIEQLAYPVLLIIVLLVNLFRYLYATEYFGVGYWNEMFLLQPIAVSIPLLPLVFPTCWIFLNCFGMARFKALFKLYQSSKKLQFVDPFEDADISGPSNQEVVYNWLELKEYFFNILVGKEHMMSRSASILHVLGSVTALCCVDKKGILSWPNPTAEKVFFLRNANTLSPSSSTGSVDRTSEPQCQAQAEDSKQDSNKTSYITHDLSHSAAEVLDLTHDHALPFRLQFDDHSWRQHLNSLKPLGLAILLNTCNMDTQEHYMQFCCHVTCEALYNEDLVPVTNRRYQDHSIEDKSGYQAKDTMQSSRQVYLVDESGSLGHMWCLCELAKQIGFQDQAQNIFQLEQQLSTFRHVQPEMVRRDIKFARSLSIATKLKFPFPHMVAVVVRERSGGGLQLLTQGTADIILDSCIEFWDGHDLCPLSASDRKKVQDFYQRTSLTSYCTAFAYRPLTRGICDRMTKIYLELPADSKHLYAPHRSPTPLPWDFRNVLDPRVKGILGQFHSTDSLLCSENKDDNVSDIDSCFEIQCNQVFIGMVTMQYQAQIDMVQLIEQLDRACIRFVHFSKENELRSRVFSEKMGLESGWNCHISLLSERARSESPVGWWVSQAAAMSSPTPSAQSHQHNYSCMDEASHLLNRVSPRTNLDNSRAMSMSAPSAINTDFSTVKFDDETTEWNDTGTSQVKSAMSHREQDTVRSEDSVLVQSVDLGSGQEAWRSLSCLTDSTEQSAPVNFDLSNRAKLPRGIDKIRPHIELIDNVPLLVSLFTDCNTTVTREMLHIMQDYGEVVCVLGSSANAENMPIFMQADAGVAVEPLYPQVCQRVPALTPTKEDQGPSPVDLSRALNSIACSLSVKREDPIAIFHLIMEARHYMTCLWNCVQFWLCCTVTLSFTQALSGFLLLPPLFSVDQVLWLCCLIIPMLSISMIATPMDPTIMQRATGKNQCTVNGEVALFILWCYGSKFLPTIITIVLSQCISFLTLCPIYTADSKCLYVYPDAQGKVSWGGWGDKPNIILVIQHFALSLLVLHLVTISVGFVHREYSIWKKQPFNNYVWFFSAFIALCAQAVFSGTVFCKFWKDEGQNIEDFPLHLPLFFLVSLPLIFAINELIKWQEIKVNVRYQKRARLEFGTKLGMNSPF; via the exons ATGCATGATCTAAAAATCATAACAAGATTAAAACAATGTTGTTGGAGCAGATCACAGACTATTAGAAATCTT AAAATGGATGGTGATCGAGCAAAGGACAACACTTCTAAACCAAGTGAAAATGTTAAGAATAAGTCCACAGAACCATTAGGGCTAAGTACAAAAATTGCTCTTGAAACATTACAACGCGATATTAGGAGAGTATTACAAGAGTATGAGGAAGAATATAGGAGAAATAA AAAATATAAAGCTTGGCTAAAGGACACTTTACATCATCGTAGTCAGTACACAACTCTTTGTTGGACTTCAGCAATTGCACTTTTGATCAATGCCATTATCCTTGTTATTGCATTCTTCACAACCAACGATACATG gCACCCTACACTGCCTTATGAAGGACTGACCGTTTGTTGTTTGGtagtattaaattttattttagtcaTATCCGATAATAAATTACGACATGAAGAAATTCCTTATAGAGTACGAGTTCTTCTTGACCAATTGGAAG tGGCAAAGAATAATTCTCAATGGAATCCTGAAAATTATCCACATTTATGCAGTCCATTGTCCCCCTGTCTAACTTTGCAGTGGACTTATCGCGATGGTCGTATAGTTAATTTGCCTTGGGCATTATTAGTTGCTGGTGatataattgttataaaacCTGGACAACAATCACCTGGATATTGTATTCCTTATGAT GATGCTGAAGCGCCGATGTTACACGCAAGAGAAGTATATAGTCCGCAGGTCCACAGcgcaaatgaaattttttcaacGCCACAAGCTCGAACGCCATTGAAAAATAAAGTCTATAAACTTCAAGAGACACCCTATTTGATGAATCTTAGAATGGCTCTTGATCAAGCTCTTGATAGGCCGGTTACATATCACAATCGCAAACGGCATCTTTTAATGATTTGTTGCATCGAACAACTGGCTTATCCAGTTCTTCTGATCATCGTATTACTTGTCAATTTGTTTCGATACTTATACGCGACAGAATATTTCGGTGTCGGTTACTGGAACGAAATGTTCTTGCTACAACCGATTGCTGTTAGTATCCCTTTACTTCCGTTAGTATTTCCGACTTGCTGGatctttttaaattgtttcGGAATGGCTCGTTTCAAAGCTCTGTTTAAGCTTTATCAATCTTCGAAGAAACTTCAG TTTGTGGATCCTTTCGAAGACGCAGATATTTCTGGGCCTAGCAACCAGGAAGTAGTGTACAATTGGTTGGAATTAAAAGAATactttttcaatattttagtTGGTAAAGAACATATGATGTCGAGATCCGCCAGTATTCTACACGTCTTAGGATCAGTCACG GCACTGTGTTGCGTAGATAAAAAAGGGATTCTTTCGTGGCCTAATCCAACTGCAGAgaaagtattttttttaagaaatgcTAATACTTTATCCCCGTCTTCAAG TACTGGTAGTGTAGATAGAACCTCAGAACCTCAATGTCAGGCACAAGCTGAAGACTCCAAACAAGATTCAAATAAGACGTCATATATAACACAtg atTTGTCTCACTCAGCAGCCGAAGTTTTGGACCTGACTCACGATCACGCCTTGCCGTTTCGTCTACAGTTTGACGACCATTCCTGGAGACAACACTTGAACTCATTAAAACCCCTAGGTTTAGCCATCCTCCTCAATACGTGTAATATGGATACCCAAGAGCATTATATGCAGTTTTGTTGCCATGTCACGTGTGAAGCTCTGTATAATGAGGATCTTGTACCGGTTACAAACAGACG CTACCAGGATCACAGTATAGAAGATAAGAGTGGGTATCAAGCAAAAGATACAATGCAAAGTTCAAGACAAGTGTATTTAGTCGACGAATCAGGGAGCCTTGGACATATGTG GTGTTTATGTGAATTAGCGAAGCAGATAGGTTTCCAAGACCAGgcacaaaatatatttcaattggAGCAACAATTGTCTACGTTTAGACACGTC CAACCAGAAATGGTTCGACGAGATATAAAGTTTGCACGATCTTTAAGTATCGCAACAAAATTGAAGTTTCCGTTTCCACACATGGTCGCCGTGGTAGTTAGAGAAAGGAGTGGCGGTGGTTTGCAACTGCTTACACAGGGTACAGCGGACATAATTTTGGATTCCTGTATCGAATTTTGGGATGGTCATGATCTATGTCCACTTTCAGCATCGGATCG AAAAAAGGTGCAAGATTTTTATCAAAGAACGAGCTTAACGTCATATTGCACTGCATTTGCGTACAGACCACTAACACGTGGTATTTGTGATAGAATGACTAAGATATACTTAGAACTTCCCGCGGATAGCAAACATTTATATGCACCTCACAGAAGTCCTACTCCACTACCTTGGGACTTTCGAAACGTTCTCGATCCCAGAGTAAAAGGAATACTTGGACAATTCCATTCAACCG ATTCTTTGCTATGTAGTGAAAACAAAGATGATAACGTTAGCGACATTGATAGTTGCTTTGAAATTCAATGCAATCAAGTCTTTATTGGGATGGTGACTATGCAGTACCAAGCCCAAATTGATATG GTACAATTAATCGAGCAACTCGACAGGGCGTGCATTCGATTCGTTCACTTCAGCAAAGAAAACGAACTAAGATCACGCGTGTTCTCGGAGAAAATGGGGCTGGAAAGCGGATGGAATTGCCACATATCGTTGCTCAGTGAAAGAGCTAG GTCCGAGAGTCCAGTGGGTTGGTGGGTGAGCCAGGCAGCAGCCATGTCCTCACCCACTCCCTCGGCCCAATCTCATCAACATAATTACTCCTGCATGGATGAGGCCAGCCACTTGCTTAATCGTGTCTCTCCTCG TACTAATCTGGATAATAGTCGTGCGATGAGTATGTCCGCACCGAGCGCTATAAACACCGATTTCTCCACGGTAAAATTCGACGATGAGACCACGGAATGGAACGATACAGGAACATCTCAAGTCAAAAGCGCTATGAGCCATAG GGAACAGGATACAGTGCGAAGCGAAGACAGTGTACTTGTACAAAGTGTAGATTTAGGTTCCGGACAAGAAGCATGGCGATCTTTGAGTTGTCTTACAGACAGCACAGAGCAAAGTGCTCCCGTAAATTTTGATTTATCAAACAGG GCAAAACTACCTCGAGGCATCGATAAAATTAGACCGCATATAGAATTAATAGATAATGTTCCTCTTTTGGTATCTCTGTTTACTGATTGCAACACTACTGTTACAAGGGAAATGTTGCACATTATGCAAGATTACGGAGAAGTTGTTTGCGTACTTGGCTCTTCCGCCAATGCAGAGAACATGCCCATCTTTATGCAAGCGGATGCTgg AGTGGCAGTGGAACCACTTTATCCACAAGTTTGTCAAAGAGTTCCAGCATTGACACCAACTAAAGAAGACCAAGGTCCATCTCCAGTCGATTTGAGTAGAGCACTGAATTCTATTGCCTGTTCGTTAAGCGTTAAACGAGAAGATCCAATTGCGATATTCCATTTAATTATGGAG GCTCGACATTATATGACGTGCCTTTGGAATTGCGTGCAATTCTGGCTCTGTTGTACAGTTACTCTCTCCTTCACTCAAGCTCTGTCTGGTTTCTTGTTGCTACCACCTCTATTTTCGGTTGATCAAGTCTTATGGTTGTGTTGCTTAATCATTCCAATGTTATCTATATCCATGATCGCTACGCCTATGGATCCTACCATAATGCAACGTGCAACTGGGAAAAATCAGTGTACTGTAAATGGCGAG GTTGCATTGTTCATTCTGTGGTGTTACGGCAGCAAATTTTTACCAACAATCATAACGATAGTACTATCGCAATGTATTTCGTTCTTGACTTTGTGTCCTATTTACACAGCAGACTCCAAGTGCCTGTATGTGTATCCCGATGCGCAGGGAAAAGTTTCATGGGGTGGTTGGGGGGATAAaccaaatattattttagtgATACAACATTTCGCCTTGTCCCTGTTAGTTTTACATTTag TAACAATATCCGTAGGCTTTGTACATAGGGAATATTCCATTTGGAAGAAACAGCCATTCAACAATTATGTATGGTTCTTCAGTGCATTTATAGC ATTATGCGCACAAGCAGTATTCTCAGGAACTGTGTTCTGCAAATTTTGGAAAGACGAAGGACAGAATATCGAAGATTTTCCTCTACatcttcctctcttttttttagTTTCATTGCCATTAATTTTTGcaattaacgaattaatcaAGTGGCAAGAGATTAA GGTAAACGTGAGATATCAAAAGAGGGCACGACTTGAATTTGGTACAAAACTTGGAATGAATTCACcgttttaa
- the LOC126873053 gene encoding transmembrane protein 94 isoform X6 — protein MHDLKIITRLKQCCWSRSQTIRNLKMDGDRAKDNTSKPSENVKNKSTEPLGLSTKIALETLQRDIRRVLQEYEEEYRRNKKYKAWLKDTLHHRSQYTTLCWTSAIALLINAIILVIAFFTTNDTWHPTLPYEGLTVCCLVVLNFILVISDNKLRHEEIPYRVRVLLDQLEVAKNNSQWNPENYPHLCSPLSPCLTLQWTYRDGRIVNLPWALLVAGDIIVIKPGQQSPGYCIPYDDAEAPMLHAREVYSPQVHSANEIFSTPQARTPLKNKVYKLQETPYLMNLRMALDQALDRPVTYHNRKRHLLMICCIEQLAYPVLLIIVLLVNLFRYLYATEYFGVGYWNEMFLLQPIAVSIPLLPLVFPTCWIFLNCFGMARFKALFKLYQSSKKLQFVDPFEDADISGPSNQEVVYNWLELKEYFFNILVGKEHMMSRSASILHVLGSVTALCCVDKKGILSWPNPTAEKVFFLRNANTLSPSSSTGSVDRTSEPQCQAQAEDSKQDSNKTSYITHDLSHSAAEVLDLTHDHALPFRLQFDDHSWRQHLNSLKPLGLAILLNTCNMDTQEHYMQFCCHVTCEALYNEDLVPVTNRRCLCELAKQIGFQDQAQNIFQLEQQLSTFRHVQPEMVRRDIKFARSLSIATKLKFPFPHMVAVVVRERSGGGLQLLTQGTADIILDSCIEFWDGHDLCPLSASDRKKVQDFYQRTSLTSYCTAFAYRPLTRGICDRMTKIYLELPADSKHLYAPHRSPTPLPWDFRNVLDPRVKGILGQFHSTDSLLCSENKDDNVSDIDSCFEIQCNQVFIGMVTMQYQAQIDMVQLIEQLDRACIRFVHFSKENELRSRVFSEKMGLESGWNCHISLLSERARRQQWLERYPHMPPSYMSESPVGWWVSQAAAMSSPTPSAQSHQHNYSCMDEASHLLNRVSPRTNLDNSRAMSMSAPSAINTDFSTVKFDDETTEWNDTGTSQVKSAMSHREQDTVRSEDSVLVQSVDLGSGQEAWRSLSCLTDSTEQSAPVNFDLSNRAKLPRGIDKIRPHIELIDNVPLLVSLFTDCNTTVTREMLHIMQDYGEVVCVLGSSANAENMPIFMQADAGVAVEPLYPQVCQRVPALTPTKEDQGPSPVDLSRALNSIACSLSVKREDPIAIFHLIMEARHYMTCLWNCVQFWLCCTVTLSFTQALSGFLLLPPLFSVDQVLWLCCLIIPMLSISMIATPMDPTIMQRATGKNQCTVNGEVALFILWCYGSKFLPTIITIVLSQCISFLTLCPIYTADSKCLYVYPDAQGKVSWGGWGDKPNIILVIQHFALSLLVLHLVTISVGFVHREYSIWKKQPFNNYVWFFSAFIALCAQAVFSGTVFCKFWKDEGQNIEDFPLHLPLFFLVSLPLIFAINELIKWQEIKVNVRYQKRARLEFGTKLGMNSPF, from the exons ATGCATGATCTAAAAATCATAACAAGATTAAAACAATGTTGTTGGAGCAGATCACAGACTATTAGAAATCTT AAAATGGATGGTGATCGAGCAAAGGACAACACTTCTAAACCAAGTGAAAATGTTAAGAATAAGTCCACAGAACCATTAGGGCTAAGTACAAAAATTGCTCTTGAAACATTACAACGCGATATTAGGAGAGTATTACAAGAGTATGAGGAAGAATATAGGAGAAATAA AAAATATAAAGCTTGGCTAAAGGACACTTTACATCATCGTAGTCAGTACACAACTCTTTGTTGGACTTCAGCAATTGCACTTTTGATCAATGCCATTATCCTTGTTATTGCATTCTTCACAACCAACGATACATG gCACCCTACACTGCCTTATGAAGGACTGACCGTTTGTTGTTTGGtagtattaaattttattttagtcaTATCCGATAATAAATTACGACATGAAGAAATTCCTTATAGAGTACGAGTTCTTCTTGACCAATTGGAAG tGGCAAAGAATAATTCTCAATGGAATCCTGAAAATTATCCACATTTATGCAGTCCATTGTCCCCCTGTCTAACTTTGCAGTGGACTTATCGCGATGGTCGTATAGTTAATTTGCCTTGGGCATTATTAGTTGCTGGTGatataattgttataaaacCTGGACAACAATCACCTGGATATTGTATTCCTTATGAT GATGCTGAAGCGCCGATGTTACACGCAAGAGAAGTATATAGTCCGCAGGTCCACAGcgcaaatgaaattttttcaacGCCACAAGCTCGAACGCCATTGAAAAATAAAGTCTATAAACTTCAAGAGACACCCTATTTGATGAATCTTAGAATGGCTCTTGATCAAGCTCTTGATAGGCCGGTTACATATCACAATCGCAAACGGCATCTTTTAATGATTTGTTGCATCGAACAACTGGCTTATCCAGTTCTTCTGATCATCGTATTACTTGTCAATTTGTTTCGATACTTATACGCGACAGAATATTTCGGTGTCGGTTACTGGAACGAAATGTTCTTGCTACAACCGATTGCTGTTAGTATCCCTTTACTTCCGTTAGTATTTCCGACTTGCTGGatctttttaaattgtttcGGAATGGCTCGTTTCAAAGCTCTGTTTAAGCTTTATCAATCTTCGAAGAAACTTCAG TTTGTGGATCCTTTCGAAGACGCAGATATTTCTGGGCCTAGCAACCAGGAAGTAGTGTACAATTGGTTGGAATTAAAAGAATactttttcaatattttagtTGGTAAAGAACATATGATGTCGAGATCCGCCAGTATTCTACACGTCTTAGGATCAGTCACG GCACTGTGTTGCGTAGATAAAAAAGGGATTCTTTCGTGGCCTAATCCAACTGCAGAgaaagtattttttttaagaaatgcTAATACTTTATCCCCGTCTTCAAG TACTGGTAGTGTAGATAGAACCTCAGAACCTCAATGTCAGGCACAAGCTGAAGACTCCAAACAAGATTCAAATAAGACGTCATATATAACACAtg atTTGTCTCACTCAGCAGCCGAAGTTTTGGACCTGACTCACGATCACGCCTTGCCGTTTCGTCTACAGTTTGACGACCATTCCTGGAGACAACACTTGAACTCATTAAAACCCCTAGGTTTAGCCATCCTCCTCAATACGTGTAATATGGATACCCAAGAGCATTATATGCAGTTTTGTTGCCATGTCACGTGTGAAGCTCTGTATAATGAGGATCTTGTACCGGTTACAAACAGACG GTGTTTATGTGAATTAGCGAAGCAGATAGGTTTCCAAGACCAGgcacaaaatatatttcaattggAGCAACAATTGTCTACGTTTAGACACGTC CAACCAGAAATGGTTCGACGAGATATAAAGTTTGCACGATCTTTAAGTATCGCAACAAAATTGAAGTTTCCGTTTCCACACATGGTCGCCGTGGTAGTTAGAGAAAGGAGTGGCGGTGGTTTGCAACTGCTTACACAGGGTACAGCGGACATAATTTTGGATTCCTGTATCGAATTTTGGGATGGTCATGATCTATGTCCACTTTCAGCATCGGATCG AAAAAAGGTGCAAGATTTTTATCAAAGAACGAGCTTAACGTCATATTGCACTGCATTTGCGTACAGACCACTAACACGTGGTATTTGTGATAGAATGACTAAGATATACTTAGAACTTCCCGCGGATAGCAAACATTTATATGCACCTCACAGAAGTCCTACTCCACTACCTTGGGACTTTCGAAACGTTCTCGATCCCAGAGTAAAAGGAATACTTGGACAATTCCATTCAACCG ATTCTTTGCTATGTAGTGAAAACAAAGATGATAACGTTAGCGACATTGATAGTTGCTTTGAAATTCAATGCAATCAAGTCTTTATTGGGATGGTGACTATGCAGTACCAAGCCCAAATTGATATG GTACAATTAATCGAGCAACTCGACAGGGCGTGCATTCGATTCGTTCACTTCAGCAAAGAAAACGAACTAAGATCACGCGTGTTCTCGGAGAAAATGGGGCTGGAAAGCGGATGGAATTGCCACATATCGTTGCTCAGTGAAAGAGCTAG GAGACAGCAATGGCTGGAGAGATATCCGCACATGCCCCCATCGTATAT GTCCGAGAGTCCAGTGGGTTGGTGGGTGAGCCAGGCAGCAGCCATGTCCTCACCCACTCCCTCGGCCCAATCTCATCAACATAATTACTCCTGCATGGATGAGGCCAGCCACTTGCTTAATCGTGTCTCTCCTCG TACTAATCTGGATAATAGTCGTGCGATGAGTATGTCCGCACCGAGCGCTATAAACACCGATTTCTCCACGGTAAAATTCGACGATGAGACCACGGAATGGAACGATACAGGAACATCTCAAGTCAAAAGCGCTATGAGCCATAG GGAACAGGATACAGTGCGAAGCGAAGACAGTGTACTTGTACAAAGTGTAGATTTAGGTTCCGGACAAGAAGCATGGCGATCTTTGAGTTGTCTTACAGACAGCACAGAGCAAAGTGCTCCCGTAAATTTTGATTTATCAAACAGG GCAAAACTACCTCGAGGCATCGATAAAATTAGACCGCATATAGAATTAATAGATAATGTTCCTCTTTTGGTATCTCTGTTTACTGATTGCAACACTACTGTTACAAGGGAAATGTTGCACATTATGCAAGATTACGGAGAAGTTGTTTGCGTACTTGGCTCTTCCGCCAATGCAGAGAACATGCCCATCTTTATGCAAGCGGATGCTgg AGTGGCAGTGGAACCACTTTATCCACAAGTTTGTCAAAGAGTTCCAGCATTGACACCAACTAAAGAAGACCAAGGTCCATCTCCAGTCGATTTGAGTAGAGCACTGAATTCTATTGCCTGTTCGTTAAGCGTTAAACGAGAAGATCCAATTGCGATATTCCATTTAATTATGGAG GCTCGACATTATATGACGTGCCTTTGGAATTGCGTGCAATTCTGGCTCTGTTGTACAGTTACTCTCTCCTTCACTCAAGCTCTGTCTGGTTTCTTGTTGCTACCACCTCTATTTTCGGTTGATCAAGTCTTATGGTTGTGTTGCTTAATCATTCCAATGTTATCTATATCCATGATCGCTACGCCTATGGATCCTACCATAATGCAACGTGCAACTGGGAAAAATCAGTGTACTGTAAATGGCGAG GTTGCATTGTTCATTCTGTGGTGTTACGGCAGCAAATTTTTACCAACAATCATAACGATAGTACTATCGCAATGTATTTCGTTCTTGACTTTGTGTCCTATTTACACAGCAGACTCCAAGTGCCTGTATGTGTATCCCGATGCGCAGGGAAAAGTTTCATGGGGTGGTTGGGGGGATAAaccaaatattattttagtgATACAACATTTCGCCTTGTCCCTGTTAGTTTTACATTTag TAACAATATCCGTAGGCTTTGTACATAGGGAATATTCCATTTGGAAGAAACAGCCATTCAACAATTATGTATGGTTCTTCAGTGCATTTATAGC ATTATGCGCACAAGCAGTATTCTCAGGAACTGTGTTCTGCAAATTTTGGAAAGACGAAGGACAGAATATCGAAGATTTTCCTCTACatcttcctctcttttttttagTTTCATTGCCATTAATTTTTGcaattaacgaattaatcaAGTGGCAAGAGATTAA GGTAAACGTGAGATATCAAAAGAGGGCACGACTTGAATTTGGTACAAAACTTGGAATGAATTCACcgttttaa